The genome window CGAGGTCGTTCCATGTGTAAATGACGGGACAGAACGAGAATGACCACAGCCACTGCTGCAGCCTCCGTTTCAGTTTTTTACTGGGTTTGTGCTTCTTGCCAAACTGTACGTCAAAATCCATTGCTTTGATTTCATTCGGCATCACTCCGCTGGGCTTCTGTTGAATGTCCAAATCGTCAAGCTCATCGTTGCCAGTGTATTTATCCTGTGGTGGTGTAATAGACATCAAGCGACTATCAAAGTCCCCCAATACACTTTTCAGTTCGGTTTCATTGAGGTCTCTCTCTTTTGGGTCAAAGACAGGATCTGGGTCCTCTTTTAATTCCACAAGTGGCAAACTGTCACTCGGGATAGGACGGAGGAGGTAATAATGCTGGCATAGCCCTTCTTCTATTATAAGTCCGAGGGACAACATCAGCAAGTACATTGCTACAAAATGCTGTGATTGATCCATGTCCGTTACTCACAATAAGACAGTATTATAGGATACAGCTAAAcaggtaggcctaggctactctGCTGCGTACAGTTGTGCCCGGTTCTTGCGGAGTGCGCACCGGCTTGAGTAACATCCAGCCAAACTTCACTTCTTGAGTGTTGGTGTCCTTAAAATTCACACTGCTTACTCCATAGCAAACGATAATTGATAGACGATGGTAAAGATGAATAGTCTCTTCAGTAAAACAAATCTAGATATAGGCAGTGTTTCCCTTTTACGCACGAATTCAATATATTGTATGAAATGGCTCTGTGACAGCATCAATGGCATCAGCGGTTCTCATTCTTGTGCGCTTTGACGCGTGATTCCAGTTTCAAGTCCTCCCCTCTGAGGATCGGCATGGTGTTTCGTTTTCTTTTGCAGGACGCTGAGAGAGTAACCTGCTCCCTCTGATATATCCTCCACGGGTTGTGATGTAATTAATATATCCATCTGAATGTGGGTTTGTTGTAGGAGATCCCCGACACCTCCCTCAATCAAGAGGCGGGGATGGGTTAGGGAGAGGAGGGGTCCGTCACTTTGGATTCTGATCGCCCTCTGTCGGGAATATCTGACTACTTCTGCTAATTTTCCATTGATATCAGAGGGGGGGTATTAGCTAGAAGGCTGAACAACAATTAGAACTGAATGTGAGAGGCCATAGCCACTACTATTTCTATTCATTTGAGAGGTTAGCCTACTGGCTACCCTGTACAAATACTGCTGATGATTAAAAAAAGGCTTACTAGGTTATAAAACAACAGGATATAGAGATATTATTTGTCATGAGGAAAAACATGTTAAATACTCTATATAATAGCATCCTTAAATGACACTCATGACACATACACTCTACTCAATAATACCAACACAAAATGCTTCAAATATTTGGAATTGTTGTGAGCAAGTAGAAGGTAGGGAGAGATCTTATAAAGAACATGACTGAACAAACAACTGTTTATTTTACTAATGAAGAGTGTTCTCTTTGTTGGCAGGGACAATATTTCAGTGTGCAACCATGTCACAGGGAACCTCTCCTTAAATCTTGGGCAAAATAACTCCCAAATAAACAACTCTCACTAAGCAGCAGCCATGGAAAGTATCACCATTTGCAAACCTGTCTACCCTCAAATGCTTGGAGAATCATTCCTTGAAAATAATTTCATGGAAGAACTGACTGGCTGCTACATCAGCCATAAAGCATTTACTTAGATAAATGCATCTCCGTTTCATTTTCAATGAGCTAATTCACACAAGCACTTCTGCGCACGACTCATTTAGTTTATGGTCAAATTATGGTGAAAAGTCTGGAAAAGGTcacgtttatttttattttttgaaacaacAATTGATCTGACTATTCAGGCATTCTTGGGCATTGACAATAAGGCATTGACAAGGTTTAACTTGTTGTGACAAACCCCCATGTATCTGAATACCGGTTATTATTACTTTCAATGGTCTAGATACGTGGTAGCATCTATGGAATACTTTAATCTATGCGATGAAATTCATTGGAGAATACAGCTACATTAGAGCCAACAAAGTGACATTTCAATATGGTTCTCATTACATTATGGACTTATTGCCTGCCCTCATTTCATGGTGATAGTTATATATTCACCTTGAAAAGACAGAATACTTTAGACAGACGCCTGCTTAATTGAAGAGTTTTTATTCAGGTAGGCTAAACCAAAGTCAATTTCCTCAGCTAGTAAAACAGCCAACATAATTATCATTTTCAGGGTCTGGTCCTTGAAAGGTACAAAGGCATAACAACTTCTGTTTAAGGATATGCATTCAAAATGAATACCTTTAGGTTCTGCATAGGCCGTTGTACCCTTTCCTGCTGCTTTCTCATTTAGTGAGGCAAACCAGACCACTCTTTTGGCAGGCaccttatttttattttatttttatttaacctttatttaactaggcaagtcagtaaagaacaaattcttatttacaatgacggcctaccctggccaaaccctaacaacgctgggccaattgtgcgccaccctataggactcccaatgacagccagttgtgatatagCTTGGAATttaacccgggtctgtagtgacacctctaacactgagatgcagtgccttagaccaatgCGCCACTCAAGAGCCCTTAAACATAGGCACCAAGAAAAGGCAAGCTTAGTTAAACCATTAAAAACACACTAAGAGTGATTAAGAATGGACCTAGACTTTCCAGTGTCATTTCAACTTTGCTTTTATTGTGGTTGTATTAAATTATTACTTtctcctacagttgaagtcggaagtttacatacaccttagccaaatacatttaaactcagtttttcacacttcctgacatttaatcctagtaaaaattcactgtcttaggtcagttagaatcaccactttattttaagaatgtgaaatgtcagaataatagtagagagaatgatttatttcagcttttgattctttcatcacattcccagtgggtcagaagtttacatacactcaattagcatttggtagcattgcctttaaattgtttaacttgggtcaaacgtttcgggtagccttccacaagcttcccacaataagttgggtgaattttggcccattcctcttgacagagctggtgtaactgagtcaggtttgcaggcctccttgctcgcacacactttttcatttctgcccacaaacgttctataggattgaggtcagggctttgtgatggccactccaataccttgactttgttgtccttaagccattttgccacaactttggaagtatgattggggtcattgtccatttggaagacccatttgcgaccaagctttaagttcctgactgatgtcttgagatgttcctttaatatatccacataattttcaatcctcatgatgccatctattttgtgaagtgcaccagtccttcctgcagcaaagcacccccacaacatgatgctgccacccccgtgcttcacggttgggatggtgttcttcggcttgcaagcatccccctttttcctccaaacataatgatggtcatcatggccaaacagttctatttttgtttcatcagaccagaggacatttctccaaatggtaagatctttgtctccatgtgcatttgcaaaccgtagtctggcttttttatggtggttttggagcagtggcttcttccttgctgagcggcctttcaggttatgtcgatataggactcgttttactgtggatatagatacttttgtacctgtttcctccagcatcttcataaggtcttttgctgttgttctgggattgatttgcacttttcgcaccaaagtatgttcatctctaggagacagaacgcgtctccttcctgagcggtatgacggctgcgtggtcccgtggtgtttatacttgcgtactattgtttgtacagatgaacgtggtacctttaggcgtttggaaattgctcccaaggatgaaccagacttgtggaggtctacacatttttttctgaggtcttggctgatttcttttgattttcccatgatgtcaagcgaagaggcactgagtttgaaggtaggccttgaaatacttccacaggtacacctccaattgactcaaattatgtcaattagcctatcagaagcttctaaagccatgacataattttctggaattttccaggctgtttaaaggcacagtcaacttagtgtatgtaaacttctgacccactgtaattgtgatacagtgaattataagtgaaataatctgtctgtaaacaattgttggaaaaattacttgtgtcatgcacaaagtagatgtcctaaccgacttgccaaaactatagtttgttaacaagaaatgtgtggagtggttgaaaacacgttttaatgactccaacctaagtgtatgtaaacttccgacttcaactgtatcaagtTATTGAGATTTGTTATGAATATAATGGACATAGGTTTTCCAGTTACTGCATTCGTTACACTTTTACCTCAGTTGACTGTTGATAACAAAGATTAACTGAAAGCACAAGACAAGAAAAAACAATGTTATTCTCTGTACAATGAGAAAGTTTAAGCATTTTCTTGTTGTTTCAGAGTAAACTGTATTATTCATGTAGGACATGAATCAAAATGTGCATTCTGATAGTACTAGatcagtcttttttttttttttactgatgaCTGTTTACTGTGTTTGCTTGAATAGGACCCACAGCAAGAATGATCAGTATGCTCAACACAGAAGTGGTCTAAGTCAGAGCACCTCACAACCGATAGACAATACAATCTCTTGACACTCCCACTCAACCGGTGGGGGGGGGAAATTGTGTAGTCTACACTGGAGGCGATGGTGGGGGGCACAGATAGTTGTCATAACTGATGgaaacagtgtgtggtttcaatAAAATGAAATTGTCTCAGCAAACAGTCCATTTCACGTGGCGCGCTTCTGACACAGCACCTTTCACACGGTTTATTTCGCGCAATCCCATTTTCACACTCCAGGCTAATTGAGGCCACATTGCCGCTGAGTAAACACAGACATGAAATGGGTGCTATTTTGTTTACTCTGGCACTCTGGTGGTGTGCAATTTGGTagtttgtttagcactttttccATGTTCCTCCTGCGATCCAAGAGCCCACAATCACAATAATCACACTTACTATGTGCTTTATCTCAACAAATTGCTCGGTTTCACTAGAGCAAGGTGAGATCTTTCCTCACAATGTTAAGCCTTATCGTAGATGGTGTTCTTTCACGTCAAAAAAGGCCACTACTGCTCGAGCAAAGCCGTAAGAGTTTACAACACCAATCATTTGTCTAGATCAGATCTTCACAACTACAGGTTTTATGTAGTATACAGATGTCAATCCTATTTCCGTTAATCTATTATCATAAATATCCAGTTATGTAGTCGTTATACATTACCATGCATGGAAAATACTGTTCTTTAAAGGCACAGAGccgttaaaaaatatatataatttgttTAATTACAGAGAAAATTGGTAGACACATTTTGCCCGAGTCATCACTTGCCATTGACTGCATGAAAATGTGTCTAAAGCACGTTAGAAAACGCTCTAAAACACTCCACACCAAGTCCTATTACATCACAATCCCATTCTGAATCATGTCTCTACACCCAATTCTTGCTATTTTTTTCCACTGTCCCATAAATCCATATTTGCATATTTTTCTGTTGTTGTTATAAACAGCATCATTCAAACATCGATTTATGGCACAGTGGAATGTTTTTAGTGCAGAGACATCATTCCCGAATGGGATTCTGATGTAATATGAGTTGGTTTGGAGtgttttagagtgttttctaataTGCTTTAGACATATTTGCATATTGCATCATAATCAATGCCAAGTGATGACTCAGAAAAATGTGACAACCAATTTTCACTGTAAAGAAACAAAATATCAACTACAAGCACAGAAAGAGTGAAAATAAGGCCAGATgggtgaacttcccctttaacagGCTCTTTAATTAGCAGCTAGCCTTGTTTTCCCACAGGTTGTGGAGTCGAGGCATCACACTGTTGTGTGTGTTCATTTCTTTTCATCCCATAAAGTTTTCATAGACAATAGCATTTTATCCAAACAGAGTAATTAACCAGAATATAAACACTGGGCTATTTCAATCTCCGAACTGCCCTCGCTAGCTATTCAGACAAATTACTTAACATAATGTCTATTTGGGATTCAAAACAAATAGAGTACTTTTACACAGTCAGTTTGGGCCTGTAAAATGAAATAGTTAAGAAATTATGAAAGGCAGTTGTGTCATTATTTCCAGAAATGATCAATAAAATAAACAAACTGATGCACAGATTTGGCAACTTTGACCAAGATATGGGCCTGGAAAAATGATAATACAGTATTGTAGGCCTACTTATAATCTAAAGCAAGCTCAGTACCTCATATGTCAACTAACATATTACATCAGAGCGTCATGGATGGTGGAGGGCTTAAGGTTCCATTGAGCTCAGGAGGTGAGCATGAACTCATATGTCATCCAGTGTAACAGTGTCCTCAGCTGAGACGGAGGAGGACCGATGGTTCTAACAAGCCAGTTACACAGCAAGTGCACtgggctgtgatgcagcccgaaGGCAGTGGTCAGCTCTCAGATAGCAGCGCCTTTAGCATATGAAAAATAAATACTTTGGCTTTTGATTGATGATTCAGCAGTTCATCAATCCACCATGTCACAGTAATGGAGCGTGaacaacagcacagagagacGGTGGGCATCCACTGTGGCTGCCAAGATATTTAGCACACGTCAAAGACGGCTTTTCAGCACCGCCAAAGCCAGCGTGGTGATCCCATGTAGTAATCAAGGTGGATTTACACGGTTCATCAGGACAAAGCTGCAGATGCGCGGCCAGAGCCTCCTCTATGAACTAACAGGCTGGGGGAGTTGGAGACAGGATGGGGAGCCAGCCGAGGGGGATCCCGGTGTCTCAACCTATAATACAGGGTGCTGTGTTTGCCACCCACCCCCTTGGTCTCTCAGACTCTCAGCTCCAAATTCACACATCATAAATCAAGATGACCTGTTCTTACATTAATGAATCCCTCTCTTTGCTTTATAGTGGTGCTTTTGCAGCAGTGCTAGGATTCATTTCATggatgtattcactccctgataacttgctggggtggcaggtagcctagtggttagtgttgggccagtaactgaaaggttgctagatcaaaccCCCGagctggtaaaaatctgtcgttctgcccctgaacacggcagttaacccactgttcctaggccgtcattgtaaataagaatttgttcttaacggacttgcctagttaaatagataCAAGTCTGCTATAGCAGATAATCTGTTGATCATCAAAGCTGAAACATGTCTGAGTAGAAATGAAAAGATCCATACCAGGCTTCATATTTCCATTTGGTAATATTTTGAATATATCATGAGAGGCGCTATGTACTAAGAAAATATGAGCCGTAAATGTCCAATGTCTATTTCTGTACTAAATAAGTATTTGAAGTGTTTTGTTTGTGAAATAAGGCTGTTCCCTCTCTGTGGGAGGTACTTTTCAG of Salmo trutta chromosome 1, fSalTru1.1, whole genome shotgun sequence contains these proteins:
- the LOC115202581 gene encoding noggin-3-like, with protein sequence MDQSQHFVAMYLLMLSLGLIIEEGLCQHYYLLRPIPSDSLPLVELKEDPDPVFDPKERDLNETELKSVLGDFDSRLMSITPPQDKYTGNDELDDLDIQQKPSGVMPNEIKAMDFDVQFGKKHKPSKKLKRRLQQWLWSFSFCPVIYTWNDLGNRFWPRYVRVGNCQSKRSCSVPEGMVCKPANSTHFTILRWRCIQKKGGLKCTWIPVQYPMITECKCACSN